From one Mycobacterium colombiense CECT 3035 genomic stretch:
- a CDS encoding SDR family oxidoreductase, whose protein sequence is MILDRFRLDDKVAVITGAGRGLGAAIALAFAEAGADVLISSRTASQLEAVAEQVRAVGRRAHIVAADLAHPESTAELAGKAVEAFGKLDIVVNNVGGTMPNTLLTTSTKDLKDAFTFNVATAHALTIAAVPLMLEHSGGGSIINITSTMGRLAGRGFAAYATAKAALAHYTRSSALDLCPRIRVNAIAPGSILTSALDVVASNDELRAPMEKATPMRRLGDPVDIAAAAVYLASPAGSFLTGKTLEVDGGLTFPNLDIPVPDL, encoded by the coding sequence ATCGCGCTGGCCTTCGCCGAGGCGGGCGCCGATGTCCTCATCTCCTCACGCACGGCATCCCAACTAGAAGCCGTCGCGGAACAGGTCCGGGCCGTCGGGCGGCGGGCCCACATCGTGGCCGCCGACCTGGCCCACCCCGAGTCCACCGCGGAGCTGGCCGGCAAGGCCGTCGAGGCGTTCGGGAAACTCGACATCGTCGTCAACAACGTCGGCGGCACCATGCCCAACACGCTGCTGACCACCTCGACGAAGGACCTCAAGGACGCGTTCACCTTCAACGTCGCCACCGCCCACGCGCTCACCATCGCGGCGGTGCCGCTGATGCTGGAGCACTCCGGCGGCGGCAGCATCATCAACATCACCTCGACCATGGGCCGACTGGCCGGTCGTGGTTTCGCCGCCTACGCCACGGCCAAAGCCGCGCTGGCGCACTACACCCGGTCGTCCGCGCTGGACCTGTGCCCGCGCATCCGGGTCAACGCGATCGCCCCCGGATCGATCCTGACCTCCGCGCTGGACGTCGTCGCCTCCAACGACGAACTGCGCGCGCCGATGGAGAAGGCCACACCCATGCGCCGGCTCGGCGATCCGGTCGACATCGCCGCTGCCGCAGTCTATTTGGCATCCCCAGCCGGCAGCTTTCTGACCGGTAAGACACTCGAGGTCGACGGCGGCCTCACCTTCCCCAACCTCGACATCCCCGTCCCGGACCTGTGA